A segment of the Pan paniscus chromosome 9, NHGRI_mPanPan1-v2.0_pri, whole genome shotgun sequence genome:
ACCAGGAAATCGATGTGAACTGCTCTCAATTATGCAGCAAATACTAAGAAGAAAGGACAATGCTGAATTCAAATTCAGTTAAAGGCAGTCCTCAGGCTCTTTCAAGCTAGCCCTAGATGGCAAGTGTGTCCTGAGACAGGTTTCTCTACTGGGTTTCAGCACGGGGCTTTACCATCCTTCAGATCTTTTCTAAAGACAAAAATGACAAAGTCTATAGATGGAAGAGGGGGTAATGAAGCAGGGAAGGGGGAAACGATGCtgatttgtttacttttattatctttttttaaatgtggtcaggggttttatagtattttttgtttaatctttttggttattgaaaaaaatagaacagTCCACTGTCCAGCAGAGGCTGCTTCAACTCTATTGCTCGCAGGGCTCATTCTGCATGGATCTGTGTTTCAGGATGCTGCAAGGACAACTCTGCAGGCAGGAAGGCCCCTTGACCCAACGCTGTCGCATAGGTCCTGCTCTGTGGATGGGGAAAGCCAGGGGGCACGTACGTCCCCATGCCGCCCCCTCCAAAGACTCCTCGCTGGTGCTGAGGCAGGGAGTGGTAATCTTCCAGGTTATCATACTGGGACACAACAGTCACACTGTTCTGGCGCTTGCCGTGTGGTTGGTACTGGTACAGCACACTGGGGTCCCTCTCCACGTTCTGGGTATGATGGAGTTTGAGGCTATGACTCCTCTCTGGTTTAGGGGGTGGGACGATTGACTGAGTGAGGTGTTCTTCCTCCTTGTAGCAGTCTCTGGAGTGTTTCTCTGGGGCAGAAGGCTGCCTAACCCAGGGTCGCTCCATCTCTTTGGAGAGCCTTACCTCTTTGTGGTTCAGTCTTAAAGATTCTTGCCCGGATGCAGCATATTTTACTCCAGAGTTGTGGTAGCTGACTGGCTCAGAAGTGTCTGGAATCCCTTTGGACCCATAATCTAACTGGCCAGCTCCCTGGGGATAAGGGGGCCCATTCTTTGACTCACAGAACTGCCTATGGCTTGCTTCTTGGTGTGCCCTGTGCTCAGGGAGACTGCAGCCCATGTCAGGAAGCTTCCTGCTCCTCAGGCTGCTCTGCTTCTGAGGCAGGGATGGTTTCTCCGGCTGCGTGCTACCATGGCCTCCGTGATGGTGGGCTCTGTCCATCTCTGCCTCGGGATGCCTCCTATAGAAGCGGTCCTCTCCCTCGGGACTGATGGCCTTGGCTGCATGGCggctctcctttccttctgccaCTGAGAGAAGTCCAGTTTTCCCAGGATCTGATTTACTACGCAGATGGATGACATAGATCCCACCCAAGTCGTCCTGCACCGCCGGGGTCATGTTATCATACTGGGACATGACAggccctttcaccttctgccgaGCACGGCTCTCTCTCCGGATGGACTGCATGCGGTATTTTTCCATGTCCTCAAGATCCCATGAGGTGTAGGTGTGCTTTACATCAGCAGCCGGAGGCATGCTGACTACATTATGGTCGTTGGGAGAGAAATAGCCAGTCACGTTGGCCCGGGGACGTGGAGCCAAACCAGCATAACTGTACAAGCTCTTTCCTTGCAGCCTAGGATTGTAGAAAGCAAAGTCTCGATTGGGAAGGCGGTGAAGGGGTCTCAACTGAACTGTGCCATAGGCATCCACATCACACAGGGCCCCATCTGGACTGTAATAGGAACTAGAAGAACTGGAATATGGGCTATACCTGTAGTGGACCCGGCCATTCTCAAAGTAAGGCTGAAGCTGAGTGACATGATAATCTGAGCGGGCCTGGGAGGACTGATATGGCTTATATTGGTACAGGGGTCTTGGGCAGTAGGCTGGCTCATCATCTGGGGGAACTTCTGTCCGTGAAATGGGAACAGAGCGAATCATGGAAGATGGCGGAGCATGGAGAGACTGCACTCTCCGGATGGTAGGGTACGGTGGAATGTCTTCGGGGTAACAGGTATTCCTGACAGAGGAGCTCAAAGAAGACACATACTCGACCCGGCTGCATGGCTTGGAGTGGTGTCCAGATGCGTTTCTTCCTGGGGCCACATATGTGTTATAACGAAGACCCATGGAGGCTGGTGGCTCTGACCTGGCACCATACACTTGGTGCTGCTCCAATTTATTGTGATGGGGAGGTACACTCTGGGGACGGTACTGGCAGTTTGGAGTCATATTGAAATGCAAACAGTTTTCTGGACCAAAGGGTTCAGTGGTGACATCGGGCCTAGCAAAGGAGGAGTAAACTGTTTTCTGAGAAGCATGCTTAGGTTGTGGGACAGGAAGTGGTAAAGGCAATGCATCGTCCACAGAGGCGGATGAAGCAGTGACAAAGGAATGATAATTTGAACTGCTAGTGGCATCTGCACTGCTGGAGTGTATGGCAGCAACCATCTTACTCTCCATCATCCTGGTGGGGGGCAGTGGTGCAGGAAAGCCACAGGGATGCGCAGGGACAGACTCGGCGCGCAGGTGCAGCAGCGGGACCCGGGCACCGTCCCGCACTTTCTCAGGCAGGCCTGGCTGGACAGCTGTAGCCATGGGACActgagcagcagcagcaccaccgTCACTGATGAAGGCAGACGCAGGGTCATCCATGGCTCGAGGTTCAGGTGGCCTCTCTGGAACTGGAACTACTCCGTGAACCTATTGAAAGATGATAATACTATGGGTCTATTTTTTGTTCCCTCTATGAATCAAGTACTATTAAATTTGTAACTCACAAATTAAGGCTGGTTGTGTAGCAGCTTGAACTTTCCCAAGCCATGTGGTTGCAATGAATCTGTACCCATTTCTAGGAAAAGAAGGCTGGTTGGGTAGCAGCTTGAACTTTCCCAAGCCATGTGGTTGCAATGAATCTGTACCCATTTCTAGGAAAAGAAGGCTTGTGCTGCTATTTTGTACAACACCCAGTATTAACTTTGGAGAACCATTCAAAGTGTTCTAATTTATGAGAGGTTTTAAATGCGAGATGAGGTTGCCTATGGcataattttaatatacaaaCCAAAAGAGAGGTTTAGTCAAGTAATACTGTAGAGCTTAAAAATACATACCCAGTCTATTAGTCTAGCTCAGTCTCAACACAAAGGACATCTTGTTAAATTAGGAGTTAATTCTATCATCTGGGGAGACTTTTGAAATTCACAGTTGTACACAGTTAGCAGTTTTAGGGCTTCAAACATAGGGAAAGGCAATATTCAAATCAGAAGCTACTGCCTCTCTCCTACCTTTGATTCCACCTTAGTCTGGCCAAAGATCATCCTCATACTGAAAACATGCTATCCTTGAGAAGCAGTAAACACAGCATCCTCCACTAAGGTCTAAAATCTTAAGTCCTATTAATAGTTCAAGGTGACCATATAGAAGAAAAACAACCTGTGGcactttcttaaaatatgagGAAATTCAGGAAGAAACCTTAGCATTCTGCATACTACATTCTCTCACTGAAACAGGCACCTGACTATGGGACAAACTGCTGGTGAATGCTAGGAAAGTAACAAAAAATCCCAAGGCACTATCATCTCTTATACTTCCAAAAAGTCTGCAAGGCAGACAGTCTTACGAATGTTTTGAGAATGAAGTATTTTCATTGTGTAACTGTGAATAATTGGCAGAGGGTaggtaaatgacttgcccaaagtcacaatgAGTCAGTGATGgagttggaaaaaaataagaaaaagcaacCCACAACCGTAAAGCCCACTTTGTCTCATTTGATCCTGATCTCTTTGTGTTACTGGAATAAACTACCGAGACACTTTAGGAAGAAAAGGGAGCAGGTACAGTTAAGCTATAGTCATCTAGGAGCTACTCCTTTCCTAGGGAAAAGCCAGCATCAAGGTAATGGCAGACTCCAACCTCAAACGGGAACTATCTCATGGAAACCAGCCACAGGGCTTAAAAGTAATTGTTGTGTCTGACTCAAAGATAACAACACACCCTGCTGAAAAGTGACATACCTTTGGTAATAGTATATTTCATCTCACTGATATCTTCCCCTTCTTACCTTGTGGGAATTATTTAATCCTATATTGGTTGCTGCTTGTACCTGCCCCACAACTGGTGGCTGCTCTGCAGATCTCTGGGAAGGCGGAGGGGGAAGGGGACGATTAGTTCTGTGCGTGCGCTGAAGTGTGGCAGCAGCAAAATCAGCAGTGGTGGGTTGTTCAGCCACATCCCAGCTGGCTTCCTTGGTGCTCATTTGGGCTGTTGCTGGAGTAGTTGTCATGTAAGTCATGGTGGCTGTGCTGGTATTCTCTTCGGGGGACCCAGAAGGAGGGTAGATTTTATCGCTAGGTAAATTAGGAGGTGTGGGTGATTTGTCTGCAAGGgacccagaaggaaggaagattTTATCCCTAGGTAAATTAGGAGGTGTGGGAGATTTGTCTGCAAATTCTAAAGGGTGATGGAGTTTATCCACACTTGCACCAAGATAAGAAGGAGGCTGATCTCCACTGTAGAAACGGGGTGGAGACTGGTCCTGACCCAAGAAGGAGACAGTTGGCATACTGTTcttcccagactggtcttcaGGGAAACTTACATGATCATCAGACTTCTCCGAGTCTAAGGGAACTGAAGTAATTCTGGCCTTTTCTGGGTCCCCAGATAAATATGCTTGATGTGGCTGATTCCCTGTTAAGTCTACTTGGTGATGTTGCTCCCCAGATTCAGTTGTGTTGGAATGGGTAGGATCTCCAGTAGCTGTTGTCTCTGGTAGAGGATGGTCACAGTTTCCTGGTGCATTATTCTGGAGGTGGAACTGCTCTGCTGGTCGATCGGTTTGGAAATAGGCATTATCTAGAGCAACTGCAGAGTAAGAACTGGACAGATTATCTTCAGTTGTAGCCACCGCTATGTCTCCATAATTTGTATACCCAGCCTGAGAGGTCCCTGGTCTCTTCAATGACTGAGTTGAGGCTTGCTGTGCGGACTCAGCTAATGCTAGCGCCAACATTCGGGCAACATTTTTCGGAGGCGGTGGTGGTGGGATAAGAGAGACTGAACTGACAGGAACGGAATCCTGAGGGGGGTCATGGGTAACTGCTCCTAGTGGgaaattgggaaaaaaaatgagagtgAAAAGGTAGCTTACGTTATCCTAAATGGAAAGCCAAACACTCCCCATGTGATCATTAAAAAATAGGTGCCttccatatttcaaaatggcAATCCATGATCTTCTATCCCACATGCAAATGCTGTTGAAAACACATCTGgttcagaaggaaaactaaaacaaacagtGTATAAAGACTgcaatctcttcttgaattgttacagagatggggggaaaaaaaagcatgtcCCTCACCTGGCTCAGAAAAGATTGCTTAGAAAACAAGCTTCAAGTGCTTGTAGACTGTTATTATGAACAGTTTTTACATTTGATGGTGTAGCTGGCTTGTTAACTTGGAAGGctacaataaagatattttattagaAGAGAAAAACACAATCAAGAGCTACGCAGTTGTGCAAAAATTATCCACGAATTCTCACCGTCCAAAGAGATAAGGGGACTTTTGTGAAGATTTGAAGCAGGACCATTGGCCCTTTTGGGGAGTTTTGTTTGACTGCTTTTAATTTAGGGCTCTGAGCCATCAGCACCACCCAGAAAAGCATTCTCTTTGATTAAAGGCTAGCTGTGGACAAATTTCTCTCTTAAAAGGCACAGATGGCACACAGGATTGAAGATCCCTCTTAACTTAAAGAAAGAATGGAGGAAAACAAACGGTACCTGTCTGAGTCTGTCCAGAAGCTACAGCCTTACTCTGACTGCTTGAGACAGACTGATCCTCTTTCCCTGGCAATTCTACTTCTTCAGCAGCCACCTGGTCCAGGGGCTGGACTTCAGATTCATATGCTTCTTGGGCAACTGTCtcatttgttttcatctttactATCTGGGTGGGGGATCTATTTGTGGCATCCCTTTCTTCAACGCATTTGTCCCAGGTTGAAGATGATGCATTCTGAGCTGTGGTATTTGAGACTGTACCAATGACTTCTGACACCCGTGGTGGTAGGGTCACTGAAATTGGCTCAGATATGCTCATAGAAGGTGATTTGCTTAATTTCCGTCCTATCTTCGGAGAGAAAGCATAGACGACCTTTTCAGTAAAGGAGGATGGCTTAGATGATTTCTCTTCAGTTGGGCTCAAGTCCAGGGTAAAGAATGGACTCAGTTTCTCCTGAAGAGGAGAGACAGGTTCAGAGCTTGCTGTGCTTCCTGGAGTCTGACATTGGCTACCACCTGTTTCTGCATCCTTTTTATTGGCACTTGGTTTATCCTTGGAGTATCCCGGTGAATCTAAAAAGGAAGCACCACTCTCCAGACATTCTGATTCGGCCTTAGGAGGACTACATTGAAATGACATTGGATCAAAATCCAGGCTGGCTACTCCTATGTCTGGTGGGCTCAAGTCAACATCCTCAGCTGAATGAGGAGACATAAGGGCTGGGATATGAAGCAGccctccttcctcctcactcTCATTGTCATGAGGCAGATTATCATAGGAGTTACAGCGGTTCCCCAGCATTTCTCCATTAAAAGAGGCAGACAGTGCATCACTGGAAGATCTGGGTCTTCTGGGTCGGAAGAgcttagaatcacctggaaaaaaTGAATAACAATGTCAAAGTAAGAACATCGTAGATACAGAATGCTGTGGTAAGTCACCTACTCAGCACAGCAGTAACTTACTATCTAGGTGAAGGAAGTGttacttctcattttctttctgaaaattctTTCAGTGCACACAGATCATTTACACTTGAGATAACAGAACTCCAAAACCAAATGCTAAATAGCAAACACGTGATAGAATCAGAGGGCGAATGCAGTATTTCATGCTCTGGAGAGGAAAAGAACTCAGAATGCTTGGATTCTATTACTAATCCAACACTGATTCTtggtgtgactttgggcaagtttttcatttctttgtgtcttaTTTTATCACTGGCCTCATATGACTTATGAGGTGGAATTAATCACTTTGAGTGGCATTTTGAATCTATAATagcaaaatggatttttttttgtggggaaACATCCTTACAATattcaaatttctaaataaattgaACTTCTCAATTAAAAAATCTTCATAATCCCATAaagtatttatgtatatttagtaAAAAATTCCTTTCAGATACTAAACaagaacttcatttttttctttaagaatagattttaagtttCCCAAGCAGTCTTCAAGAGTGGCAGAGAGTATTACATAATTTTACGATGTTGCTAAATATCCAACTGGTAAAAAAGAAACTCTCTATTCTATTAGGATTATTTTAATTGCCATagttaaaaagtaatttaaagagGCAGAAACtatcttaataaatataaatatattggcCGGTCACAgcggttcatgcctgtgatcccagcactttgggaagctgaggtgggcagatcacctgaggtcaggagttcgagactagcctggcctaagtggcaaaaccccgtatctactaaaaatataaaaactgcttAATTATACACTTTATAAAATTATGctcccgggcatggtggcgcatgcctgtagtcccagctatttgggaggctgaggcaagataatcacttaaaccgggagttagaggttgcagtgatccaagattgcgccactgtactccaaactgggcaacaaagcgagactctgtctaatatatatatatatatatatatatatatatatatatattcacaaatgTATTGATCACTCATAAAATTAATTCCTTACAAATATCTTCTGCTTAACACTAGTATCCACCTAGCTTGCTGCATTGTTTTGTAGGTTATCTTGACTAGTTTAATTGAAAATCTTGGAAAACTCATATGCTCCCATTGTAAAATCTAAAGGAAACAGTAATAACACAAGTTTTCACtagatattaataaatataaatagttaACTTGAAATATTTTGGCTACTTTTATGTAAACTGAATAGCAGTCATgccaaaaatgaaaagattaaagACTGCTTCCATGTGAAAGCATCAATGAATTTTAATCTGAATAATACTAAATAGATACTAGTATTCCTAGGAAATGAGTTAATAGCCTATTTATTAAgcacagatatataaaaatatactcaaTTGCAGTATTCCTTTATGCAatatattatagaataaaatGACTGATGCTTTTAGTCTTACCATCAACTGCATGGAGAGATGTAAGAGACTCCTCACTTTTAGCTGAACGGAGGGTTCCTTCTGCCCTGCCACctgaagaataaaaaacaaatagtgtGAAGATTTcttatttgttacatatgtggTTAATGGGATCGGTGTTTTTCTTGATACATTTAAACTTTTGAGAGTGATTAGCTGTACATTTTGACAGCAATTTAGTACTCTATTACATAATGTGTTATACTGCACATTTTGACAGCAATTTAGTACTCTATTATATAATGTGTTACACTGTTCTCAAATGGTTTCCCGTGTGAAAAATCTCTTTTCTAAAGGATTATGAATTTGAGCAGAGAGATTAACTAAGATGcttctttcttttacatttcctaAAGACCAATATGATATCTTGAATGACATCATACTGGATTTAGAGTGGGCCCTACacccaatgactggtgtccttgtaaggaAACACAGAGATGGCCATGTGGAGATGGAGGCAAAGATTGGAGGGATGCTGCCACACATCAAGGAATGCCAGGAGCCACCAGGAGCTTggaaaggcaaggaaggattttTCCCTGGAGCCTCTGGAGCAAGCACAGCCCTGCTGGTACCTTGACTTCAGACTTTGCGCTTCTAGAACcatgagggaaaaaaattctgtgtttttTACCACTTGACTTGCGGTAATTTTGTTACGGGAACTCTGGGATACTAACACAGGTAACTTTACGTACATATGTGAATCTTATTCGCTAAATATCTTCATCCTCTTTAACCCCTTGGCAGCACTACGAACACTTTCTTTTTAACCCCCTCCTCCCCTGCTGAGGATAGCAtgcatctctttttttctctgcctacCTTTGTAATCATTTCTTCTTACTCTCCTCTCATGACAGTTCTTCCTTTCCCACCTTTAAACATTGCTTCTCTCCAGCATTCAGCCCTCAGCTGGCTTCTTTTCACTCTGCTCCCATCTCCTGAAATACCATTCTTAGTCTCCTGTCAGTTAGGTGAATCCCTACTTCTCCTTGAAAACCCATATCAAAGGTTGTTATTTCCTAACCACTAGTCCCTCCTCTACAAGAGTTGACAATTCCTACCACAACTGTCTCATGtaactatttcttttattttttaagagactatgtcttgctttgtcatcgaggctggagtgcagtggcacaaccatagctcactgcagcctcaacctcctgggctcaagtaatcctcctgcttcagcctccggaatagctgagcctagaggtatgtgccaccaagccttGCTTATttgcaatttattattattattattattattattttgtagatgcagggcctcactttgttgcccaggctggtcttgaactcctggcttcaagcgatcttcctgacttggcctcccaaagtgttgggattacaggtgtaagccactgtacctagcCTAAACCACTATTTCAATAACTATGATTCTGCActaaaatttactttctcacacGTATGACTTCCCAATtttacttggaaggcagaggtacTACCCTAATTTTCTATCTGCAGAGCCTGCTATCAAAATAGCTAGCACATGCTCTACATGATTGCAAACTGAATGACGAATTAAATGAATTGAACATTATACTTCTAACATTATCTAAGAAGTACTACTATCCTTCCTAGATTCAGAAGTTGTTAATATCAATAGAATATggcttttaaactatttttaaaagagtagtTTTTCGACAGTAATAGATTTATTTGATCTAATAAGATACTCTATTAATGAGATATCTAATAAAAAATACCTTCTTTAGTTGAAAGAGTTATAAACTTGAAAGTTATGTTGAAacagttttgaaattttttagatCTGTAAAAATACGGATCAATAAATTTAGATACCATAGCAGTATTTATTTACAACAATATACAAGGTATATGTGAATTTAATcacatttacactatatataatctatatagtttccttaagaaaagaaattgcatacttctacatatttatatataatttatgttacTCTTCAATTTAGGAATAAAGAATCGGTGAGAGAAGACACTCTGTATGTGTGACACAACTGTGAACACGTTATGGAAGCAGATCATAACAATACATGAAGAATGTGCCCAGAACAACCGAAGACCATCATGACAGCAGCAGAAGTGAGAATCTCCCAGGCACTCACCTTTCAGAGCCATGGCTTTCATCTCTGAAGGCTCACTCTCATTCCGCTGCAGCTTTCGTTTAGAAACAGATGATGATTTCCCCAAGTTGAAAAAGGAACGCCAGCTACCCACAGGAGactttttcatcttattttgaGGCCTCTTtctatgaaagagaaaaaataatcaacattAAGATAGCCATGGGTCTGTCTTTTCttacagaaaagaaatgaacacatGACAGAAAGAACCAAACAGGCTGGAGAGGCATAAGTGAAACAGTAAGCAAACATCCACCTTCCAGACAGCACACTCTACACAGTGCAGCCAAAGCAGAAAATGGATAGTAAACATGCAGCTTTTAGTactagtaaatattttcacaaagaTCATTTTTATACATATCTTCATATTTGGATCCAACCTCACAAACtgcaaaataagtgaaaataagaCGTATCTGGGAATAGGAAATATTAAGTGTCCAAAAATAACACAGagttaaagaaaatgattttaggCGTGAGTAGAGAATAAAGGCAAACAAAGAAGACAAGGATTAAGAATAATAACAAACATATACtgaatgccaggcactgtgctacctGCCTTATATGTAATATCTCCTTTAAATCAGATACAACCACatgaggtaagtactattattctcattttgcagcCAAGGAAATTATGACACTAAGAAGTTCAAATAACTTCTTTAACATTATAAAACTATTAAATGATGGAGTCAGAATTGGAACTCAGGCCAATCTACATCCCAGTATCTACTCTCTTAACTACTACTCCATAAATAAATTTTTGAGTAAATTATGGAACTAGAATATAAAATCAAGATGCTAAAGACAAACTCAGGATGACAAAGTAAGAGTATGTTCCAACTTTTTGCTGATAGAATGTTTTTAGTCACAGGAAGTGAAAGGAAGTTAGAGGAGTATACTAAAATATGGGAAGAACAAATTCTAAAGTTATATTAGTACTACCCAATCCAGAGAATCAAAATCCTTACATTCATGTGTAATAGCCAAAGGAGTAGCAGAGACATCAAAAATAACTTTTACATACATTAGTCTTCCTACTATAACCTAGTAAAGAAGATACAGAAACCATGTTATTATCATTTCTTTAGAGTAACAGaatttcagagctggaagggacaTTGAAAGAGTGAACTGCTGCAGTGGTTCTCAAGTCCTAGCagacatcagaatcacctggaaagttAGATGAATGACCAGTTGCTGGGTCCCACGCCCAGGGTTTCTGATTCAGCGGGTCTGGGGTGTGACTGGACGACTGCACAATGTGCACTTCTAGCAATTATcaccaggtgatgctgatgctgttggcTGGGAGACCACACTATTAATCTCTTCTAACCTTAATGTGAAACCAACGTCAAACAAGTCACTGTCCACTCCTGACTTTCTGAACAAACTCTTCCAACACAGCTTATTTCTAAACAACTTTATAAACAACATAgttcagagagaaaaatcaacCCATATAGTGacagtatatccttatttttccaaACAATTTTCCCTATACCACTGATgttcttcttttataaaattacatGACATTGTAAAGCAAGAATCATTTGCATCATTCCCCATGAAGCGGTAAGTATCATCCATATTCGAATAAACAGGTTTCTCTGGGACTAGCCTAGAATTCAATAGAGtaatactaaaatacaaaattaaaagcaaactaaaagaaaataataggacATAGCTATGAAAATCATATCCCAAAATAGGATTTAACAAATTTTACCTTTCAAGTGGGAACTCAATTATGGTATGAAATTTCCCCTGAAGTGCAGCAGGTCCTTCTCCTACTTcgatatatttattttctgtcacaATTGGAGAATTGACCTGAGCTTGTGTTCGTGCCTGGGCCTCTTCCAATGTCAGCAGTTTGGTGGATGGAGAGGATACCAGGAGGGACTTGGGCCTTGATAGAGAAgcttcaaaaagaaaaggaagctgaTGAAGAGAGTCAACTACGTGAGTGTATTCAATTTGTTAGTATCTATCTctccatctatctacctatctgttGTTTCAAATTTTCTTCAAGTATGTTAAATAGCAAAAACCATAGTgctttatattaaatgaaaaactgaAGGGGACATACCAGtggcacacatacatacatataaaaccCTTTAATaactgttttcctttcttaaaagaTATGAGAAAagctttatattaaataaaaaactgaagGGGACACACCagtggcacacatacacacatacaaaactcTTTAATaactgttttcctttcttaaaagaTATGAGGAAAGGTGATCAATCACtcagatatttttagttttggaagcaatttttcttcttctgttccaTTTTATACTTTAATATACATCAATAATGAACGACAAGTTTTTTAATGTGTCATGAACTTAGATCACAATAGGTCTCATATGTAGTATTcactatatacacacaaaataactGTCAAATTGTGCATTTTGGTAAGCAGCCATACATTATTAGCTGCCTTATACCAGTGACACGTTTTTGTTGTTGCAATAAGAAATGCATGGTTTGCTACTCCTCTGGAAGCTGAGACACACCCTCCTGGTAGGAAGGGCCATCGGAGCCGTACCTGCCCCCTCTTGCATGGCCATGCTGATTCTGCCGCTGAACAGCACATCAACGTGATTCAGGATGAACTCAACAACCACAGACTGAATCCTCACTTCCATGAAAGCTGCTGTTCCACTGAAGCAGGCAGATTCTATCTGTTTTGATCTGTGAGGTAAACATTTTCATCACAGAGTTGTAAAGATAGCAGTCGTCAAGGGCCTCTTTTTTTAAACGTGTAAATCTCAGACAAACAGAGGAAGAAATCATACTTTTACTGTCCCTTAGCTAAGGCCCAGTTGCCTGTTTTAGGGAGACGCAAATAAAAAGAACAGAtttgtttaatcttttaaaagtttCCTTAAAGAACACTGATGAATCAGCCTTTTATTTAGGATTAGTTCTACTAAAATTAATAAGTGAAATGCAAATTACCTTAACAGGTTTGGAGCCCAAACAATTGCTAGATTTTTTGCATGCATATTTGTGATGGAACAATAGTCAGCTAGAAGAGACAAGTGTCTCATCAGGAACTCCAGTGTTctggaaataaaatacaacatattaaCAGAAAGAAACATGATGCAGCAGTATAGAACATAAAAGCCTGCTAATTAATTCCTAAGTTTGCAATAGCAAAATGAAGAAAGGGACCATACAAACCCaagagaacttttttttctgcttaacaGGTTGAAATATTACTATTAGAAGTGAATCTTCCACCAAAGCTAGTTTCTGgaacaaataatattttgaagttaTGCCATTCTACTTGCAGCAGACATACTAACAGGAAAGGATTTCAACACTTCTATGAAAGAAAACAGTAATGTCTCAAAAGCCTTAAAACAGTTACAAGAAAAATT
Coding sequences within it:
- the ARHGAP32 gene encoding rho GTPase-activating protein 32 isoform X5 — its product is MAAQMGNFTPDLTSTTPGLMGCDNIHRLPFTKGHFPKMAECAHFHYENVEFGSIQLSLSEEQNEVMKNGCESKELVYLVQIACQGKSWIVKRSYEDFRVLDKHLHLCIYDRRFSQLSELPRSDTLKDSPESVTQMLMAYLSRLSAIAGNKINCGPALTWMEIDNKGNHLLVHEESSINTPAVGAAHVIKRYTARAPDELTLEVGDIVSVIDMPPKVLSTWWRGKHGFQVGLFPGHCVELINQKVPQSVTNSVPKPVSKKHGKLITFLRTFMKSRPTKQKLKQRGILKERVFGCDLGEHLLNSGFEVPQVLQSCTAFIERYGIVDGIYRLSGVASNIQRLRHEFDSEHVPDLTKEPYVQDIHSVGSLCKLYFRELPNPLLTYQLYEKFSDAVSAATDEERLIKIHDVIQQLPPPHYRTLEFLMRHLSLLADYCSITNMHAKNLAIVWAPNLLRSKQIESACFSGTAAFMEVRIQSVVVEFILNHVDVLFSGRISMAMQEGAASLSRPKSLLVSSPSTKLLTLEEAQARTQAQVNSPIVTENKYIEVGEGPAALQGKFHTIIEFPLERKRPQNKMKKSPVGSWRSFFNLGKSSSVSKRKLQRNESEPSEMKAMALKGGRAEGTLRSAKSEESLTSLHAVDGDSKLFRPRRPRSSSDALSASFNGEMLGNRCNSYDNLPHDNESEEEGGLLHIPALMSPHSAEDVDLSPPDIGVASLDFDPMSFQCSPPKAESECLESGASFLDSPGYSKDKPSANKKDAETGGSQCQTPGSTASSEPVSPLQEKLSPFFTLDLSPTEEKSSKPSSFTEKVVYAFSPKIGRKLSKSPSMSISEPISVTLPPRVSEVIGTVSNTTAQNASSSTWDKCVEERDATNRSPTQIVKMKTNETVAQEAYESEVQPLDQVAAEEVELPGKEDQSVSSSQSKAVASGQTQTGAVTHDPPQDSVPVSSVSLIPPPPPPKNVARMLALALAESAQQASTQSLKRPGTSQAGYTNYGDIAVATTEDNLSSSYSAVALDNAYFQTDRPAEQFHLQNNAPGNCDHPLPETTATGDPTHSNTTESGEQHHQVDLTGNQPHQAYLSGDPEKARITSVPLDSEKSDDHVSFPEDQSGKNSMPTVSFLGQDQSPPRFYSGDQPPSYLGASVDKLHHPLEFADKSPTPPNLPRDKIFLPSGSLADKSPTPPNLPSDKIYPPSGSPEENTSTATMTYMTTTPATAQMSTKEASWDVAEQPTTADFAAATLQRTHRTNRPLPPPPSQRSAEQPPVVGQVQAATNIGLNNSHKVHGVVPVPERPPEPRAMDDPASAFISDGGAAAAQCPMATAVQPGLPEKVRDGARVPLLHLRAESVPAHPCGFPAPLPPTRMMESKMVAAIHSSSADATSSSNYHSFVTASSASVDDALPLPLPVPQPKHASQKTVYSSFARPDVTTEPFGPENCLHFNMTPNCQYRPQSVPPHHNKLEQHQVYGARSEPPASMGLRYNTYVAPGRNASGHHSKPCSRVEYVSSLSSSVRNTCYPEDIPPYPTIRRVQSLHAPPSSMIRSVPISRTEVPPDDEPAYCPRPLYQYKPYQSSQARSDYHVTQLQPYFENGRVHYRYSPYSSSSSSYYSPDGALCDVDAYGTVQLRPLHRLPNRDFAFYNPRLQGKSLYSYAGLAPRPRANVTGYFSPNDHNVVSMPPAADVKHTYTSWDLEDMEKYRMQSIRRESRARQKVKGPVMSQYDNMTPAVQDDLGGIYVIHLRSKSDPGKTGLLSVAEGKESRHAAKAISPEGEDRFYRRHPEAEMDRAHHHGGHGSTQPEKPSLPQKQSSLRSRKLPDMGCSLPEHRAHQEASHRQFCESKNGPPYPQGAGQLDYGSKGIPDTSEPVSYHNSGVKYAASGQESLRLNHKEVRLSKEMERPWVRQPSAPEKHSRDCYKEEEHLTQSIVPPPKPERSHSLKLHHTQNVERDPSVLYQYQPHGKRQNSVTVVSQYDNLEDYHSLPQHQRGVFGGGGMGTYVPPGFPHPQSRTYATALGQGAFLPAELSLQHPETQIHAE